The Apodemus sylvaticus chromosome 5, mApoSyl1.1, whole genome shotgun sequence genome has a segment encoding these proteins:
- the LOC127684479 gene encoding olfactory receptor 4F6-like has protein sequence MNEANYSKVTEFIFMGLSTYRPTQYFLFAFAIISYAATFIGNFSVVFIVIFDPHLHSPMYFLLGNLSFVDFCFSTSTVPKLISDLYSGHSIISIQSCIFQMFILHLLGGCEMVLLVAMAWDRYVAICKPLYYLTIMTPRMCLLLLTGAWIIGLIHSVAQLAFVVHLPFCASNEIDSFYCDLPRFIKLACIDTYRMEFLVTADSGLISLSTFLLLIISYIFILFTVQKQSLGSLSKALSTLSAHISVVILFFGPCIFVYMWPFPTVPVDKFLAILDFMITPVLNPAIYTLRNKDMKVAMRRLSVQFLNRKSVC, from the coding sequence ATGAATGAAGCAAATTACTCTAAAGTAACTGAATTTATATTCATGGGATTATCAACCTATAGACCAACACAATATTTTCTCTTTGCATTCGCTATAATATCATATGCAGCAACATTTATAGgaaatttttcagttgtgtttatAGTGATCTTTGACCCTCATTTACATTCACCCATGTACTTCCTTTTAGGTAATCTTTCATTCGTTgacttttgtttttctacttcaaCAGTTCCTAAGTTGATTTCTGACCTGTACTCAGGTCACAGTATCATTTCAATCCAGAGTTGTATCTTCCAGATGTTTATCCTCCATCTCCTGGGAGGATGTGAGATGGTGTTGCTGGTAGCCATGGCCTGGGACAGATATGTGGCCATATGCAAACCCCTCTACTACCTGACCATCATGACCCCACGGATGTGCCTTTTGCTTTTGACTGGTGCCTGGATTATTGGTCTCATTCATTCAGTGGCTCAATTAGCTTTTGTTGTCCATTTGCCTTTTTGTGCTTCTAATGAGATAGATAGCTTTTACTGTGATCTTCCTCGGTTCATCAAACTGGCCTGTATAGACACCTACAGAATGGAGTTCTTGGTTACTGCTGACAGTGGATTGATTTCTCTCAGTACCTTCCTCTTATTGATTATCTCCTACATCTTCATACTGTTTACTGTACAGAAACAGTCCTTGGGCAGTTTGTCCAAGGCCCTCTCTACTCTTTCAGCTCACATCTCTGTGGTAATTTTATTCTTTGGACCATGCATCTTCGTGTACATGTGGCCATTTCCTACTGTGCCAGTGGATAAGTTCCTTGCCATTCTGGACTTCATGATTACACCTGTCCTGAACCCTGCCATTTACACGCTGAGGAACAAAGACATGAAGGTGGCGATGAGAAGACTGAGTGTTCAGTTCCTGAATAGGAAAAGTGTCTGCTAA